The Panthera uncia isolate 11264 chromosome B3 unlocalized genomic scaffold, Puncia_PCG_1.0 HiC_scaffold_1, whole genome shotgun sequence genome segment TCAGCTGCCTTTCTACCCCAGCCTTTGAAGGATCCAGGGACTTTGCTTTTCTCCACACCCCTCCCCGCCAGCCCTCCAATCTCTAAGGCCTTCCTTGCCCTTGACTTACTGCTGTCAGGGAATggagctttatttaaaaatgaaatcctgacTAGCTGTATGTCCTTGAACAAGGGTTGATATGAAGGTCAAATAAGAGGCCTGATGTGAAAGGCCCTGTAAACTGGGAATGCTGAACCCACCAGGGACTCTGACCCTTGAGCCCTCCCAAGtttgaggagaggagagaggactgAACAGTCTCTCCACTCTTTGCCACTCAGAGGTTAGTCTGTGGGAGGTGATGACTACAGCCTCCACTCTGGGTCTGACTttgctctctgtcctccctccctttcttctcctctctcccatgcctccttcctccctggcgTCTCCTCCCTGTCCCTGCTGTATCTCTAGGCCTGGAACTGTGCGACCCAACCCAGAGGCTTCGGGTGGCCCTGGCAGGGgagttggtgggggtgggggggcacttcCTGTTCCTGGGCCTGGCCCTTGTCTCTAAGGACTGGCGATTTCTTCAGCGAATGATCACCGCTCCCTGCATCCTCTTCCTGTTTTATGGGTTAGTATCATCCTCCACCTGTTGTCTGGCCATTTCCACCTCTATCTCCAGCCTGGCTCTAGCCTGGAGAcctttcctcttctccactgCCCTTTGTCCAGGCCTGCCCCAGCCCTAGCCCTTCAGAGGTGGGAGTTTCCCACCCCTGGATCAGGAGACCTCAgagtgcacccccacccccacccctagctGGCCTGGTTTGTTTCTGGAGTCTGCGAGGTGGCTAATAGTGAAGCGACAGATTGAGGAGGCGCAATCCGTGCTGAGGATCCTGGCTGAGCGGAACCGGCCCCATGGGCAGATGCTGGGAGAGGAGGCCCAGGAGGCCCTGCAGGGTAAGAGACAGGGGTCCCTACAGGTGATGCTTCACATGTACACATGACAGTGCCCTCTCCATGGTTACAGCTGTGCCACCTCTCAGGGTCCCCACCACCCATGTGGAGGACCCTGGGGTTCAGCTGTTTCTTCTAACAGAcagctcctctctctttcccaaagaCCTGGAGAacacctgccctctccctgcaACATCCTCCTTTTCCTTCGCCTCCCTCCTCAACTACCGCAACATCTGGAAAAATCTACTTATCCTGGGCTTCACCAAGTGAGCCTGGGTGTCTGAGCCAAGGGCCAGGCCAGTAGCTGGAATGGGGGCTGGCTGGGTGGGGAAGGCCTGAGGACTCCTGCCAAGGGCAGCCAGGGTGGTGGAAGTCTGTGGATGGGGATTCAGACACTGCTGTTTGCTTTGTCCCCCTTCTCACAGCTTTATTGCCCATGCCATTCGCCACTGCTACCAgcctgtgggaggaggagggagcccaTCGGACTTCTACCTGTGCTCTCTGCTGGCCAGTGGCACAGCAGCCCTGGCTTGTGTCTTCCTGGGGGTTACCGTGGACCGATTTGGCCGCCGGGGCATCCTGCTACTCTCAATGACCCTCACTGGCATTGCGTCCCTGGTCCTGCTGGGCCTGTGGGATTGTGAGCATCTTCCCTTCCCCACAGTGTGGGCTGAGCAAAGGAACCCCAGCAGAGGTGCCTCAGGCAGGCTCAGCCACTACCTCCCAAGTCCAGACCAGACCCTGCCCAGATCTTCTCAATCCTCCCCACCAGACCACACAACCCTGTCTGTTCTCCCTAGTCGATTAGTGGATGCCCAGAGAGCCCACCTGGCTAGAGCCATGGGATCAGAGAACCAAGGGGATGAAGCCAGGGACTAGGCCATGCGTGATCTCCTCACTTCCATTCACATCCTCCCTCTTGGCCCTCCAGATCTGAATGAGGCTGCCATCACCACCTTCTCTGTCCTTGGCCTCTTCTCCTCCCAAGCTGCTGGCATCCTCAGCACCCTCCTCGCTGCTGAAGTCATTCCTACCACTGTCCGGTGAGCGCAGTGTTGCTGGGGCTGAGGAAgggcctgagggagggaggggaaagtgctGGAGAAGGGTTGGGGTGAGGCCCATGGTTAGAGGCTGAGTGCCTCCTCCATCTCTCCCAGGGGCCGAGGCCTGGGCCTGATCATGGCACTGGGAGCTCTTGGAGGGCTGAGTGGCCCAGCCCAGCGCCTCCACATGGGTCACGGAGCCTTCCTGCAGCATGTGGTGCTGGCGGCCTGTGCCCTCCTCTGCATCCTCAGCATCATGCTTCTGCCGGAGACCAAGCGCAAACTCCTGCCCGAAGTGCTGCGGGATGGGGAGCTGTGCCGCCGGCCTTCCCTGCTGCGGCAGCCACCCCCTAACCGCTGTGACCATGTCCCACTGCTTGCCACCCCCAACCCTGCCCTCTGAGTGGCCTCTGAGCACCCTGGCAGGAGGCTGGCTTGTACGGAAATGTGGTATAAGGCCCTGGCGAACTGATTGGGAGGACTGAGTGAGGAAGGCAGGGCTGTCCAGAAGGCTCAGAGGCACCTCATGCCAGCCATCGAGGAGAGCTCAGAgggctgtccccacccccacctcctccctgctgcTTTGTGTTCACTTCCTTGGCAAGAGTCAGGGGACAGGGAGCGAGCTCCACAGTGTAACCACTAGGTCTGGGCTCCATCCTGTGCCCAAAGACATCCTCCCAGACCTCGTTCTTTCTTGCTCTATCATTCTGTTTCAATAAAGACATTTTGAATAAATGAGCATATCATAGCCTGGACTTCCCTCCCTTCTGTTGTACTGTCTCTTCGGGGAAGGTTTCTCTTAGTGGAACCAAAATCAGCAAcagtctcccttcccccttcccctgggccttccctcctcccccccaccccatgttacTTTACAGACAGCCACCACCCTTTACTGATGGCTTGCTATGCAGCTAAAGACTGGGCTAGGCACTTTACAAACTTCACTTAATCATTTAGTCCCTTCCAACACTGCAAGGTAGGTGTTGGGTCAattaaaagtttttgttgttgcaaGCAATGAAAACTGACCATAATAAACTTAAACGAAAATGGGAATTTACTAGAGGGATTTGGTGGGGCAGGTTGCGTTAGGGAGCTCACAGAAGAGGCGGAACTAGTCATGAAAGGTCAGGAACCAGACAGGCCCCCTAGTCTGGGAAGTATGACTTCACCTGG includes the following:
- the SLC22A17 gene encoding solute carrier family 22 member 17 — encoded protein: MGSSLSLAVPPGPLSFEALLAQVGALGGGQQLQLGLCCLPVLFVALGMASDPIFTLAPPLHCHYGGFAPNASGWEQPPNASGVSVASAALAASAASRVATSTDPSCSGFAPPDFNHCLKDWDYNGLPVLTTNAIGQWDLVCDLGWQVILEQILFILGFASGYLFLGYPADRFGRRGIVLLTLGLVGPCGVGGAAAGSSTGVMALRFLLGFLLAGVDLGVYLMRLELCDPTQRLRVALAGELVGVGGHFLFLGLALVSKDWRFLQRMITAPCILFLFYGWPGLFLESARWLIVKRQIEEAQSVLRILAERNRPHGQMLGEEAQEALQDLENTCPLPATSSFSFASLLNYRNIWKNLLILGFTNFIAHAIRHCYQPVGGGGSPSDFYLCSLLASGTAALACVFLGVTVDRFGRRGILLLSMTLTGIASLVLLGLWDYLNEAAITTFSVLGLFSSQAAGILSTLLAAEVIPTTVRGRGLGLIMALGALGGLSGPAQRLHMGHGAFLQHVVLAACALLCILSIMLLPETKRKLLPEVLRDGELCRRPSLLRQPPPNRCDHVPLLATPNPAL